A genome region from Defluviimonas aquaemixtae includes the following:
- the rplS gene encoding 50S ribosomal protein L19: MNLIAQLEAEQIASLAKSVPDFKAGDTVRVGYKVTEGTRSRVQNYEGVCIARKGGNGIAASFTVRKISFGEGVERVFPLYSTNIESIEVVRRGKVRRAKLYYLRDRRGKSARIAEVTNYKPKNAAEA, encoded by the coding sequence ATGAACCTGATCGCGCAATTGGAGGCCGAGCAAATCGCTTCTCTGGCCAAGTCCGTCCCTGACTTCAAGGCGGGCGATACGGTTCGTGTCGGATACAAGGTGACGGAAGGCACGCGCAGCCGCGTGCAGAACTACGAAGGCGTCTGTATCGCCCGCAAGGGCGGAAACGGCATCGCCGCTTCGTTCACCGTCCGCAAGATATCCTTCGGCGAAGGCGTGGAGCGCGTCTTCCCGCTCTATTCGACCAACATCGAGTCGATCGAAGTCGTGCGCCGCGGAAAAGTCCGTCGCGCGAAGCTCTACTATCTGCGCGACCGTCGCGGCAAATCTGCCCGGATCGCCGAAGTCACCAACTACAAGCCCAAGAACGCGGCTGAGGCTTAA
- the trmD gene encoding tRNA (guanosine(37)-N1)-methyltransferase TrmD has product MSDDKPRSHGRLSISASIKPRELMTATARVKGAWCAKVITLFPDAFPGTLGHSLTGKALQERLWALETIDLRLFGIGKHRNVDDTPAGGGAGMVLRADVVAKAFDAAAIGTHEDRARWPVIYLSPRGKTFNQAMARRLAATDGVTMLCGRFEGVDQRVLDHYAVEEVSLGDFVLTGGEIAAQAIIDAVVRLLPGVLGNASSTEEESHSRGLLEHPHYTRPAVWEGREIPAVLTSGHHGEIEKWRRARAEELTRERRPDLWAAHQRRQENI; this is encoded by the coding sequence ATGAGCGACGACAAGCCCAGATCCCACGGGCGGCTCTCGATTTCCGCCTCGATCAAGCCGCGCGAGCTGATGACCGCGACGGCGCGCGTCAAGGGCGCGTGGTGCGCGAAGGTCATCACGCTCTTCCCCGACGCGTTTCCGGGCACGCTGGGGCATTCGCTGACCGGAAAGGCCCTTCAGGAGCGGCTTTGGGCGCTGGAGACGATCGACCTGCGCCTCTTCGGCATCGGCAAGCACCGCAACGTGGACGACACGCCGGCAGGCGGCGGCGCGGGCATGGTGCTACGCGCCGACGTGGTGGCCAAGGCATTCGACGCGGCTGCCATCGGAACGCATGAAGACCGCGCTCGCTGGCCGGTGATCTACTTATCTCCCCGGGGCAAGACCTTCAATCAGGCCATGGCCCGCAGGCTCGCCGCGACCGACGGTGTGACGATGCTGTGCGGCCGGTTCGAGGGCGTTGATCAGCGCGTTCTCGACCATTACGCAGTCGAAGAGGTGAGCCTTGGAGACTTCGTTCTGACCGGCGGAGAGATCGCCGCCCAGGCGATAATCGATGCAGTCGTACGGCTCTTGCCCGGCGTCCTTGGTAATGCGAGTTCCACCGAAGAGGAAAGTCATTCGCGCGGGCTGCTGGAGCATCCGCACTATACCCGACCGGCCGTCTGGGAAGGCCGGGAGATACCGGCGGTCCTGACCTCGGGCCATCACGGCGAGATTGAGAAATGGCGGCGCGCACGGGCCGAGGAGCTGACGCGCGAAAGGCGTCCGGACCTGTGGGCGGCCCATCAGCGCCGACAAGAGAATATCTGA
- the rimM gene encoding ribosome maturation factor RimM (Essential for efficient processing of 16S rRNA) — translation MATDRICVGAISGAFGVRGEVRLKSFCAQPEAITDYAPLYTEDGSRSFTLKITRTINGGLAARLSGVSTKEAADALRGISLFADRSKLPSLPDDEFYHADLIDLEVFDTGGVKLGNVRAIYDHGAGDILEVHAPGRKTTLLLPFTKAVVPTVDLTAGRIIADPPQESEA, via the coding sequence ATGGCAACTGACAGGATCTGCGTCGGCGCCATCTCTGGCGCCTTCGGCGTCAGGGGCGAAGTGCGGCTGAAAAGCTTCTGCGCTCAACCCGAGGCGATCACGGACTATGCCCCGCTCTATACCGAAGACGGCAGCCGCAGCTTCACCTTAAAGATCACCCGCACGATCAATGGCGGTCTGGCGGCGCGGCTGTCGGGCGTTTCGACGAAGGAGGCAGCCGACGCGCTGCGCGGGATCTCACTTTTTGCCGACCGTTCGAAGCTTCCGAGCCTGCCGGACGACGAGTTCTACCACGCCGACCTGATCGACCTTGAAGTCTTCGACACCGGCGGCGTCAAACTCGGCAATGTCCGGGCGATCTATGACCATGGCGCGGGCGACATCCTCGAAGTTCACGCGCCGGGCCGCAAGACGACGCTCCTTCTGCCTTTCACGAAGGCCGTTGTCCCAACCGTCGACCTGACCGCCGGCCGGATCATCGCCGACCCGCCGCAGGAGAGCGAGGCATGA
- a CDS encoding chorismate mutase translates to MNDPTTLAAGLLKGHRESIDRLDAILVYTLAERFKHTQAVGRLKVEHDLPPSDPAREAIQIARLERLSKEADLDPEFAKKLLNFVISEVIRHHERLQK, encoded by the coding sequence ATGAACGACCCGACCACCCTCGCCGCGGGCCTTCTGAAAGGCCACCGCGAGTCGATCGACCGGCTCGACGCAATTCTCGTCTACACGCTGGCGGAACGGTTCAAGCACACCCAGGCGGTGGGCCGGCTGAAGGTCGAACACGACCTTCCGCCGTCTGACCCGGCGCGCGAGGCGATCCAGATTGCACGTCTCGAACGGCTCTCGAAAGAGGCCGATCTCGATCCAGAATTCGCCAAGAAGCTACTCAATTTCGTGATCAGCGAAGTCATCCGGCATCACGAGAGACTGCAAAAATAA
- a CDS encoding GNAT family N-acetyltransferase has product MIRPWEQPPTGAAADVAATLAAAIPVIETERLTLRAPRIGDFGAYAEIYMSDRWPGHHAATREEVWLDYCQMIAGWLLRGTGVMAIERREGGALLGFVILNHEYGDPELELGWVLTAEAEGRGYATEAARALRDDAAAMGLTELVSYIDPENARSVRVAERLGARRDKAAEAGIAHPVLAYRHPRESRA; this is encoded by the coding sequence ATGATCCGCCCCTGGGAACAGCCCCCGACCGGTGCCGCCGCCGATGTCGCCGCGACGCTCGCGGCCGCGATCCCGGTCATCGAGACGGAACGCCTGACGCTTCGCGCGCCGAGGATCGGGGATTTCGGCGCCTATGCCGAGATCTACATGTCCGACCGCTGGCCGGGTCATCACGCGGCGACGCGCGAGGAAGTCTGGCTCGACTATTGCCAGATGATCGCCGGCTGGCTCTTGCGCGGCACGGGCGTGATGGCGATCGAGCGTCGGGAGGGCGGCGCGCTGCTCGGCTTCGTCATCCTCAACCACGAATACGGCGACCCGGAGCTTGAGCTCGGCTGGGTCCTGACGGCCGAGGCCGAGGGCCGGGGTTATGCCACCGAAGCGGCCCGGGCGCTTCGCGACGACGCCGCGGCAATGGGTCTAACGGAGCTCGTCAGCTATATCGACCCGGAAAACGCCCGCTCGGTCCGCGTAGCCGAGCGTCTCGGCGCGCGGCGTGACAAGGCCGCCGAAGCGGGTATCGCTCACCCGGTCCTCGCCTACCGCCACCCGAGGGAGAGCCGCGCATGA
- a CDS encoding GNAT family N-acetyltransferase — MKPALVNTPVLNTERLVLRAPLPQDWHAFADFLASDRSRFIGGPKDRTDAWRAFGHVIGMWVLRGFGSFVFTSKGDDTALGMTGPWYPEGWPERELGWTVWTPAAEGKGYAFEAAKAARDHAFRDLGWDTAVSYIDGGNTRSIALAERLGAVCDPAAATPDHDDDDVPCLVYRHPKPEGQG, encoded by the coding sequence ATGAAACCCGCGCTCGTCAACACGCCGGTCCTGAACACCGAACGGCTGGTCCTGCGCGCGCCGCTTCCGCAGGACTGGCACGCCTTCGCGGATTTCCTCGCTTCGGACCGGTCGCGCTTCATCGGCGGCCCGAAGGACCGCACCGATGCCTGGCGCGCCTTCGGCCATGTAATCGGTATGTGGGTACTGCGCGGCTTTGGCTCTTTCGTCTTCACCTCCAAAGGCGACGACACGGCGCTTGGCATGACTGGCCCTTGGTATCCCGAAGGCTGGCCGGAACGTGAACTCGGTTGGACTGTCTGGACGCCGGCGGCGGAGGGCAAAGGCTACGCTTTCGAGGCTGCGAAGGCGGCTCGCGACCATGCCTTCCGCGATCTCGGCTGGGACACGGCGGTCAGCTACATCGACGGCGGCAACACCCGCTCGATCGCCCTCGCCGAGCGCCTCGGCGCGGTCTGCGACCCCGCCGCCGCGACGCCCGACCACGATGATGACGACGTGCCCTGCCTCGTCTACCGCCATCCGAAGCCGGAGGGGCAGGGATGA
- a CDS encoding GNAT family N-acetyltransferase, giving the protein MTGADVHIPSLTTERLILRCPVREDFEPFAAILASPRARLMGGPFDRSGAWSFFASDLASWHLDGYGGWSVTDRASGHFLGQVAIAKPARFPETELGWCVTEEAEGKGIAFEAAETARRWGFAVRGLETLVSYIDPANARSIALAERLGAVRDDAAERADPDDLVYRHPVSRAA; this is encoded by the coding sequence GTGACGGGCGCAGACGTCCATATACCCAGCCTGACGACCGAAAGGCTTATCCTTCGCTGCCCCGTGCGTGAGGATTTCGAGCCGTTCGCGGCGATCCTCGCCTCCCCTCGCGCGCGCTTGATGGGGGGACCCTTCGATCGGTCTGGCGCCTGGTCATTCTTCGCCAGCGACCTCGCCTCGTGGCATCTCGACGGCTACGGCGGCTGGAGCGTCACAGACCGCGCGTCGGGGCACTTTCTCGGGCAGGTGGCGATCGCGAAGCCCGCGCGCTTCCCCGAGACCGAGCTTGGCTGGTGCGTGACCGAAGAGGCGGAGGGCAAGGGGATTGCTTTCGAAGCGGCCGAGACCGCGCGGCGCTGGGGGTTCGCGGTTCGCGGGCTCGAGACGCTCGTCAGCTACATCGATCCCGCCAACGCCCGCTCCATTGCGCTTGCCGAACGACTCGGGGCGGTCCGCGACGACGCCGCCGAACGCGCCGACCCCGATGATCTGGTGTACCGCCATCCTGTTTCGAGGGCCGCATGA
- the ffh gene encoding signal recognition particle protein, with protein sequence MFENLSERLGGVFDRLTKQGALSAEDVKTALREVRVALLEADVSLAVARDFVKAVEAKATGQAVTKSVTPGQQVVKIVHDALVDVLRGAEDPGTLKIDNPPAPILMVGLQGGGKTTTTAKIAKRLKEREKKRVLMASLDTNRPAAMEQLAILGAQVGVDTLPIVKGESAVQIAKRAKQQATLGGYDVYMLDTAGRLHIDEVLMNEVQAVRDVATPRETLLVVDGLTGQVAVEVAEEFDAKVGITGVVLTRMDGDGRGGAALSMRAVTGKPIRFVGVGEKMDALETFEAERIAGRILGMGDIVALVEKAQETLEAEQAERMMKRFQKGLFNMNDLKGQLEQMLKMGGMQGLMGMMPGMGKLSKQIDEAGFDDSVLRRQIALINSMTKKERANPALLQASRKKRIAAGSGLEVSDLNQLIKMHRQMADMMKKMGKMGKGGALKQAMKQMMGKGGMPDPSKMNPAEMEAMAKGMREGMGGGLPGGLGGMKLPAGLSGLGGMGKKK encoded by the coding sequence ATGTTCGAGAACCTGTCAGAACGCCTCGGCGGCGTCTTCGACCGGCTGACGAAACAGGGCGCCCTCAGTGCGGAGGACGTCAAGACCGCACTCCGCGAAGTCCGAGTGGCGCTTCTCGAGGCCGACGTCTCGCTCGCCGTCGCGCGCGACTTCGTCAAGGCGGTCGAGGCGAAGGCCACCGGCCAGGCGGTCACCAAGTCCGTCACGCCCGGCCAGCAGGTCGTCAAGATCGTCCACGATGCACTCGTGGATGTCCTTCGCGGCGCCGAAGATCCCGGCACGCTCAAGATCGACAACCCGCCCGCGCCGATCCTGATGGTTGGCCTTCAGGGCGGCGGCAAGACGACAACCACCGCCAAGATCGCCAAACGGCTGAAGGAGCGCGAGAAGAAGCGCGTCCTCATGGCCTCGCTCGACACCAACCGCCCGGCGGCGATGGAGCAACTCGCCATCCTCGGCGCGCAGGTCGGCGTCGACACTCTGCCGATCGTGAAGGGCGAGAGCGCGGTGCAGATCGCCAAGCGCGCAAAGCAGCAGGCGACCTTGGGCGGCTACGACGTCTACATGCTCGACACAGCGGGCCGGCTTCATATCGACGAAGTGCTGATGAACGAGGTTCAGGCCGTCCGCGACGTGGCGACCCCCCGCGAAACGCTTCTCGTCGTAGACGGCCTCACCGGTCAGGTCGCCGTCGAAGTGGCCGAGGAATTCGACGCCAAGGTCGGCATCACCGGCGTTGTTCTCACCCGGATGGACGGTGACGGCCGCGGCGGTGCCGCGCTTTCCATGCGCGCCGTGACCGGCAAGCCGATCCGCTTCGTCGGCGTCGGCGAAAAGATGGACGCGCTCGAAACCTTCGAGGCAGAGCGCATCGCGGGCCGCATCCTCGGCATGGGCGACATCGTGGCGCTCGTCGAGAAGGCGCAGGAAACGCTCGAGGCCGAACAGGCCGAGCGCATGATGAAGCGGTTCCAGAAGGGACTCTTCAATATGAACGACCTCAAGGGCCAGCTTGAACAGATGCTCAAGATGGGCGGGATGCAGGGCCTCATGGGGATGATGCCCGGCATGGGCAAGCTGTCGAAGCAGATCGACGAGGCCGGGTTCGACGATTCCGTCCTGCGCCGCCAGATCGCGCTCATCAACTCGATGACCAAGAAGGAACGCGCCAACCCCGCGCTCCTCCAAGCCTCGCGCAAGAAGCGGATCGCCGCCGGGTCCGGCCTCGAGGTCTCCGATCTCAATCAGCTTATCAAGATGCACCGCCAGATGGCGGACATGATGAAGAAGATGGGCAAGATGGGCAAAGGCGGAGCACTCAAGCAGGCGATGAAACAGATGATGGGCAAGGGCGGCATGCCCGATCCCTCGAAGATGAACCCCGCCGAGATGGAAGCAATGGCCAAGGGCATGCGCGAAGGCATGGGCGGCGGCCTGCCGGGCGGTCTCGGCGGCATGAAGCTGCCAGCCGGGCTGTCGGGCCTTGGCGGGATGGGTAAGAAGAAGTGA
- a CDS encoding rhodanese-like domain-containing protein, with translation MAFGRTLTVIASLLAAGAAAAEEIKVGIASDRPTVTVATPDGPVEISRDQNPEAKLEGDWALTSRECPPFCIQPMTPAEGVTTIGELELLDLLEGGEAVVIDSRTRDWFEGGTIPGAVNIPYNEIGDQLGDLGCEPDFEGWDCAGAKEVALFCNGLWCGQSPSAIRVMISLGYPPERIRYYRGGMQSWRLLGLTVVQP, from the coding sequence ATGGCGTTTGGACGGACCCTCACGGTGATCGCGTCGCTTCTCGCGGCGGGGGCGGCGGCGGCGGAGGAGATCAAGGTCGGCATAGCGTCCGACCGGCCCACCGTGACGGTCGCAACCCCGGACGGGCCGGTGGAGATCAGCCGCGATCAGAACCCGGAGGCGAAGCTGGAAGGCGACTGGGCGCTGACCTCGCGCGAATGCCCGCCGTTCTGCATCCAGCCGATGACGCCTGCCGAGGGCGTGACCACGATAGGGGAGTTGGAACTGCTCGACCTCCTGGAAGGCGGCGAAGCGGTGGTGATCGACAGCCGCACGCGCGACTGGTTCGAGGGCGGCACGATCCCCGGCGCGGTCAACATTCCCTACAACGAGATCGGCGACCAGCTGGGCGATCTCGGCTGCGAACCGGATTTCGAGGGCTGGGACTGCGCCGGAGCGAAGGAGGTCGCGCTGTTTTGCAATGGGCTGTGGTGCGGGCAGTCGCCTTCGGCGATCCGCGTAATGATCTCGCTCGGCTACCCGCCCGAGCGCATCCGCTATTACCGCGGCGGAATGCAGAGTTGGCGGCTACTCGGGCTGACTGTCGTGCAGCCGTGA
- a CDS encoding FMN-dependent NADH-azoreductase, giving the protein MTHILRIETSIKGEASVSRKLTDRVVSRLTASHAGATVTTRDLAPGVPQIDGSWMSAVYTPAGSRTPDQAKIAGYSDALLDEVKAADVLVIALPVYNFGLPAQLKSWIDHLARKGETFNYTETGPVGLLKNKRAIVALSSDGTKMGSEIDFASGYLRHMLGFFGITDVEFVAADQMVFDPEATLTRAEAEIDRLAA; this is encoded by the coding sequence ATGACCCACATCCTCCGCATCGAGACCTCCATCAAGGGCGAGGCCTCAGTTTCCCGCAAGCTCACCGACCGCGTCGTCTCGCGCCTTACTGCATCTCATGCCGGTGCCACCGTCACGACCCGCGACCTCGCGCCCGGCGTGCCCCAAATCGACGGAAGCTGGATGAGCGCCGTCTACACCCCTGCCGGATCCCGCACGCCCGACCAGGCGAAGATCGCCGGCTATTCGGACGCGCTTCTCGACGAAGTGAAGGCTGCCGATGTCCTCGTCATCGCCCTGCCGGTCTACAATTTCGGCCTGCCCGCGCAGCTGAAAAGCTGGATCGACCACCTCGCGCGGAAGGGCGAGACCTTCAACTACACCGAAACCGGCCCCGTCGGTCTCCTGAAGAACAAGCGCGCCATCGTCGCCTTGTCCTCGGACGGCACCAAGATGGGCTCCGAGATCGACTTCGCCTCGGGCTACCTGCGCCATATGCTCGGCTTCTTCGGCATCACCGATGTCGAATTCGTCGCCGCCGACCAGATGGTCTTCGACCCCGAAGCCACGCTGACCCGCGCCGAGGCCGAGATCGACCGGCTCGCCGCTTGA